CACGAAATCACCTGGTAATGGAGAAGAGGTGCATGATGTTCAGAAAAGAAAGGATGTGTTTAGGCCGTCTGTGCTTGATGCAGAATCTGGCCGCCATGATCGCTGGCGCGATGAAGAAAGAGAGACCAATACCTCTATCCGCAGGGATCGATGGAGGGAGGGGGAGGAGCTTGGAGACCACCGCAAGGTAGATCGATGGACTGATAATCAATCAGTAAGGCAACTTGGAGAGGCGCGTCGGGCTCCTACGGAACGATGGACTGATTCAAGCAACCAGGACAACAATCATGACCAGCGTCGTGAGACCAAGTGGAATTCACGCTGGGGACCTGATCACAAAGAGAATGACAGTTCGCGGGAAAAGTGGCTGGATCATGGTAAAGATGCTACTGACGTGTCTCTTGAGAAGGGGTTTTCTCATCATTCTTCTCAGGGAAAGGATGATAAGGATGGAGATCACTATCGACCATGGAGATCCAACTCATTTGCTAGCCGAGGTAAAGCTGACTCTCCTCATCAACAAACTGCGGTGCCCAACAAGCAGATATCTTCTTTTGTCCAGAGTCAAGGCCGGGGACGCGGGGAAAATGTTGGTTCTACTTTCTCCCTAGGACGTGGAAAAGCTCCTTCTGGAGGCAACTCTTATAATTACTTATCGAAATATCCGCATACTCTGGGTTCATTTGCAGAAAAGGGAGAAAATCATGATCCGTCTCCGTTGAGATATAACCGCACGAAGCTGCTTGATCTATACAGGAGTACTGACATGGGATCTCTTGGCAAGATCTTAGATGGAATTGCACCAGTGCCTTCGCTTACTCTGGAAGAACCTGTAGAGCCTTTGGCATTTTGTGTGCCTTCTTCGGAGGAACTGGTTTGTTTTCCATATTATGTTGTTTATGCTGTCTTGAAGAACTGGCAACTGGCAAGTTTACTGTATAATTTTGTGCAGTAGTATGTTAACTGTATGTTGAAATCCTTGACAGCTTGTTATTGAAGGGATTGATAAGGGAGACATATTAAGCAGCGGTGTTACTCAAAGTGCTAAAGATGGATCTGTTGGACGAGGTTCGATTGATAATACACCTTCGAGGCATGATAATACACCTTCGAGGCAAACAAGGCTAGGTACTGCATAATTTTGTTGTATTTTTAGTATTGATTTGAAAATCATTATCAATAActtttggatttttcttctttgatcagGAAGCAGAGAAGATATACCTGTTGGCCCTAATGAGAATGGCATGTCGAAAGGTGGATAttcatatatttattttgctagttTGTCCCACAAAAGCCGGTGAATTCCTACGGATCAATTGCAAAATTTGAATCAATGGAAGATCATCAAACTTTGTTAGATTACGAGTCAAAATACGAGTTATTGAACTACATAAAATATGCGAAACCTCTTTTATGCTGCCATAATATCACGCGCTGAGACATTTTTGCAATGTAATGTAGACTATAGTTATTGCATGTTTTCGTGAAATTGTGGTATAGTTGACGCTTAACGCATGGAAGTGGATGTAGTATTTGTAGACATGTTTTTTTTTTACTTCAGTTAGTGTGGTGGTAATTAATGCACCTACTTGTTGTTCCAAAATGTGTGCAGGTAAAGAAGATGGTGGTGCTCCATATAGGAGGAATGATCAGGTTATTGCAAGTAAGGAACCAAGAACGCAAGGAATTTCCTCTGTTCAATCTAGTTCAGCATGGAGGTCTTTATCAATGAAAGAACATTCACATTCAGCCTCACCTGATAGGAGTGATGTTCTTTCTGATGATCGGTCAAAAACTCCAGACTTTAGCTGGCCTCGGTCACAGAAGGATCTACCTAACAATTTGGGTAAAATAATGACATGGAGAGATGATCAGGTCATTAGAAGGCAATTATCTGCAGGTTTGGATAGGGAGCGAGAACAGCGTACTCTTTCTCAGCCCCCGCCTGAAGAATTAGTCCTTTTTTACAAAGATCCTCGAGGAGAAACTCAAGGGCCTTTTTCTGGTGTTGATATTATTGGATGGTTTGAAGGTGGATATTTTGGCTTAGATTTACTTGTACGTTTGGCAAATGCACCAACTGACATGCCTTTTAAACCACTCGGTGATGTTATGCCCCACTTACGCTCTAAAGCCCGTCCTCCACCTGGATTCCCTGCACCCAAACAGAATGAGATTACAGATACAGTAAATATGCCTAATATTAGCAACCTTGGGAAACCTCATGCAAGTTCAAATGAAGTTGATATCAGAGGAAATGACGCCAGGTATATGCAGGGTTCAGCAGATGTGGCAAGTAGTTTTCTGGAATCACTGATGTCTGGTAATGTGAGCATGCACACTGAAAATTTTGCTCCTGGTAAAGTTTCCCTTATTACTGAATTCTCTGCTTTGTTTCcttcatatagttgcattttaTGGATATATTGGCCATGTcctttatatttaaataaatattatgcatattATATCTGTGAAAATTAAATTGACATGCACCGCTTTCAGGTATACAGAGTTATTATGGATCTGGTGCTGTTCCTTCTACGGAAACAGAAAGCGGGGACAATCTTTCTCTCTTGGTCAAAAGGATGACTCTTGAAAGACAAAGTTCTTTGCCCAATCCTAATCCATTTTGGCCTGGAAGAGATGCACCTTCAGTTGGTCCTAAGTCGGAATATTTACATGAATCCTCACTACAGCAGTCAAATATTCCGTCATCGATCTCTGAAAACCCTCGTTCGCAGCTTCATTCCCAGAATGCAGACTTCATATCTATCCTTCAAGGTTCATCTGACAAGTCTTCCCCTGTAGCCATTAATGGAGCGAGTGGATGGTCTAATTTTCCAGTCCAAGGTGGTTCAGCCCCACTCCAAGATAAATTTGACATGCTTCGTGGCCAGAATGTTCCTCCTCAATCAACCTTTCAACAGAGGCTGCAATCGCCAAAACAGCCTTCTTTAACCAGTTTACTAGGTCAAGGTGTTGGTAATCTATCTGGAATGTTAACCCGTGAAAATTTGCTGTCTTCTGGCCTATCTCAAGATCCTCAATTGTTAAGTTTGTTGCAACAGCAATATTTGATGCAGTTACAATCCCAGAGTCCAGCTTCCTCACAGCAGctttctgttttggataagctCTTGCTACTTCAGCAGCAGCAACAGAAGCAGGAAGAACAGCAACAAATATTGCGACAAAAAGAACTGCTATCGCAGGTTCTATCTGAACAACATTCTCGACAACATTTCAGTGGGACATCTCATGGGCAGTTGCAGGCTGCCGGTTTGGTAGATGAGAATGCCTCAGTTGGTCTTGATAGATTTCAGAAATCTCATGAGTTACAGACTGGGGCTCAGATTCAAGTCCCCAATATACCAGATGAACGTCTTACCAAGTTGACAAACTTGCCGCACAATATTTCTCAGGGGATAGGCATTGCTGTTAGTTCTGAAGCCTCTTCTATTCATTTAGCCCATGAAATGTTTGGAAATGCTATCCATCAAAAAGGTTGGGGTACTAAATCACCTGAACAatttgatgacattcagtcaaagGCTTCTTTAATAGCATCACCAGGAGTTGACCCGCCACATATGTCGCAAGTGTTGGACAACTGTCAGCAGGAAAGTCCATTCAATAACAATTCAAAAACTGATAAATCTGATTTTCCTGAACGATCTGAGGCTGGTAGAAGCTATTCGTCCTTGTTGCAACCAGTTGTACCTGTCACCAAGCCAAATGTTGAGGATGAGGTTCTTTTACCTGGGCAATTCAGTGATCTAAATGTTACACCGCCCACTTTATCTGCTGGTACACACAGTGGCAGAGTACCAAGCAGCGGCTCGTCTGTTGTGAAAGAAGTAAAAAGCATCGAAATTGAGGGAAAGAAGGGTTCAGAGAAGAAGCCAAGGAAGCAGAAGTCTTTAAAGGCACAATCTTCTGATCAAGCAAAGGAAGCACCTAACATGCAGCAACCAAAAGAATCAGAATTTGATATGAGAAGTAGCTTTGACGTTAATTTAGAATCTCAGACAATTTTTGCTCCACAGAACAGTAGTCACGAGATGCGTCTTCAGGTGACGCAAGAGAGCAAAGATGTGTTTACATGTGAGATTGCGGACCACCGGCAAGCGAAAATCTCATTACCTGGACATAATTTTGTAGTAGATAGTGAAATTGTGGGTACAAAGAACATATCTGGGCACCGAGGGTGGAAGCCCTCTCCTGGTCTAAAACCAAAGTCATTTTTGGAAATTCAACAAGAAGAACAAAAAAGATCGCAGGCAGATATGTCAGAAGCTGACATATCTCATTCTCTTGGTTCCACCAAATTTTCAAGTCTGACTCCCTGGGCTGGGGTTGTTGCCAATTCAGATCGTAAATCAATTAGTGAAAGCCAACTTAATGAAGGTAGCTTAGAATTACACACAGGGGACACTGGAGGTTCTTTAAACCAGAAGAGTAAGAAAAGTCAATTGCACGACCTCTTGGCAGAAGAGGTTGTTAAAGCTAGTGTTGTTGGGATTCCTGATAATCAATCTAGCATCCCTCTAGTGTCGACTCAAAGCAGTGGATTTGATTCTGTTGATGAGAACTTCATTGAAGCCAAAGACAGTAAAAAGAATCGTAAAAAGTCTGCGAAAGCTAAGAATTCTATGGGTAAAGTGTCAGTGCCTGCTGCTCCAGGTGATGTTTCTTTTGCTTCAAGTCCCATCGAGAAAGCCAAAAGCTCTCGTCTTGCACAACAGGATAAAGAGGTTTTACCTGCTGTTCCATCTGGTCCTTCTCTGGGTGATTTTGTGCTGTGGAAGGGTGAAAATGCAAACACTTCTGCTGCTCCAGCATGGTGTACTGACTCAGGAAAGCTCCCAAAACCCACTTCACTTAGGGACATTCTA
The sequence above is drawn from the Apium graveolens cultivar Ventura chromosome 2, ASM990537v1, whole genome shotgun sequence genome and encodes:
- the LOC141706790 gene encoding protein ESSENTIAL FOR POTEXVIRUS ACCUMULATION 1-like, which encodes MAASNSPRLDSRDNQISKDGFGFNNAIPLSPQWLQTKPGENKTGVSTGENQFSPYSGHSGRPAHVTKSPGNGEEVHDVQKRKDVFRPSVLDAESGRHDRWRDEERETNTSIRRDRWREGEELGDHRKVDRWTDNQSVRQLGEARRAPTERWTDSSNQDNNHDQRRETKWNSRWGPDHKENDSSREKWLDHGKDATDVSLEKGFSHHSSQGKDDKDGDHYRPWRSNSFASRGKADSPHQQTAVPNKQISSFVQSQGRGRGENVGSTFSLGRGKAPSGGNSYNYLSKYPHTLGSFAEKGENHDPSPLRYNRTKLLDLYRSTDMGSLGKILDGIAPVPSLTLEEPVEPLAFCVPSSEELLVIEGIDKGDILSSGVTQSAKDGSVGRGSIDNTPSRHDNTPSRQTRLGSREDIPVGPNENGMSKGKEDGGAPYRRNDQVIASKEPRTQGISSVQSSSAWRSLSMKEHSHSASPDRSDVLSDDRSKTPDFSWPRSQKDLPNNLGKIMTWRDDQVIRRQLSAGLDREREQRTLSQPPPEELVLFYKDPRGETQGPFSGVDIIGWFEGGYFGLDLLVRLANAPTDMPFKPLGDVMPHLRSKARPPPGFPAPKQNEITDTVNMPNISNLGKPHASSNEVDIRGNDARYMQGSADVASSFLESLMSGNVSMHTENFAPGIQSYYGSGAVPSTETESGDNLSLLVKRMTLERQSSLPNPNPFWPGRDAPSVGPKSEYLHESSLQQSNIPSSISENPRSQLHSQNADFISILQGSSDKSSPVAINGASGWSNFPVQGGSAPLQDKFDMLRGQNVPPQSTFQQRLQSPKQPSLTSLLGQGVGNLSGMLTRENLLSSGLSQDPQLLSLLQQQYLMQLQSQSPASSQQLSVLDKLLLLQQQQQKQEEQQQILRQKELLSQVLSEQHSRQHFSGTSHGQLQAAGLVDENASVGLDRFQKSHELQTGAQIQVPNIPDERLTKLTNLPHNISQGIGIAVSSEASSIHLAHEMFGNAIHQKGWGTKSPEQFDDIQSKASLIASPGVDPPHMSQVLDNCQQESPFNNNSKTDKSDFPERSEAGRSYSSLLQPVVPVTKPNVEDEVLLPGQFSDLNVTPPTLSAGTHSGRVPSSGSSVVKEVKSIEIEGKKGSEKKPRKQKSLKAQSSDQAKEAPNMQQPKESEFDMRSSFDVNLESQTIFAPQNSSHEMRLQVTQESKDVFTCEIADHRQAKISLPGHNFVVDSEIVGTKNISGHRGWKPSPGLKPKSFLEIQQEEQKRSQADMSEADISHSLGSTKFSSLTPWAGVVANSDRKSISESQLNEGSLELHTGDTGGSLNQKSKKSQLHDLLAEEVVKASVVGIPDNQSSIPLVSTQSSGFDSVDENFIEAKDSKKNRKKSAKAKNSMGKVSVPAAPGDVSFASSPIEKAKSSRLAQQDKEVLPAVPSGPSLGDFVLWKGENANTSAAPAWCTDSGKLPKPTSLRDILTEQGKKASTGQHENSIQIPHRSLSTHSTHGNGSSKAITASSPAKVASTVQNTSQASSQTRNKVDDDFFWGPLDQPKQETKHSDFPQLASQGCRGKNSPVKGVVHGSSISIQKSTGNRIAEFASPASARSSSRGKKDAVSKQSEAVDFRNWCQSECVRLIGTKDTSFLEFCLKQTRSEAETLLTENLGPFDPKHKFIEKFLNYKDFLPANVLEIALQDQNDQKVTGYGPGDVNSAAGGFGNSDQVEATVPYGTTKGGGKKKGRKGKKVSPAVLGFNVVSNRIMMGEIQVVED